A genomic region of Candidatus Methylomirabilota bacterium contains the following coding sequences:
- a CDS encoding adenylosuccinate synthase, with translation KIEENFFISKNAHLVLPYHTILDAEQERLREGRQIGTTRRGIGPAYVDKMARTGIRVGDLTDRDLFKERLRSNLEEKRAQFPGHRELQELDHEKMAAEQLEQFERIRGFVVDSSLVIYDLIKAGKSVLFEGAQGTLLDVDLGTYPYVTSSSATAGGACTGIGVSPLTIDGVLGVTKAYTTRVGEGPMPTELTDAIGQMLQTRGQEFGATTGRPRRCGWFDAVAVRYSARINGLSALALMKLDVLDACDSIRICTSYQCNGAILGEFPNETGLLQACEPIYEEVPGWNQSIAGITSYKRLPANCRAYIERIEGLTGVKAGLISTGPRRDQTILRSTPALRQWGLTR, from the coding sequence AAGATCGAGGAGAACTTCTTTATCAGCAAAAACGCGCATCTGGTGCTCCCCTACCATACGATACTGGATGCTGAACAGGAGCGGCTCCGAGAGGGTCGGCAGATCGGGACTACCCGACGCGGGATCGGTCCGGCCTATGTCGATAAGATGGCGAGGACAGGGATCCGGGTGGGCGATCTGACCGACCGTGACCTCTTCAAGGAGCGCCTCCGCAGTAATCTTGAAGAGAAGCGAGCTCAGTTTCCCGGGCATCGGGAGCTGCAGGAACTCGATCACGAAAAAATGGCGGCGGAGCAACTTGAGCAGTTCGAGCGCATTCGCGGCTTCGTGGTGGACAGCTCCCTCGTCATTTACGATCTGATCAAAGCTGGGAAGAGCGTCCTGTTTGAGGGGGCGCAGGGGACCCTCCTGGACGTCGATCTCGGGACCTACCCCTACGTCACCTCATCGAGCGCCACGGCCGGAGGCGCCTGCACCGGGATTGGGGTGAGTCCGCTCACGATCGACGGCGTCCTCGGCGTGACCAAAGCCTATACGACGCGCGTCGGCGAGGGTCCGATGCCGACGGAGCTTACGGATGCAATCGGTCAGATGCTACAGACGCGCGGGCAGGAGTTCGGAGCCACGACGGGGCGGCCGAGGCGCTGCGGCTGGTTCGATGCCGTGGCTGTCAGGTACAGCGCCAGGATCAACGGCCTCTCGGCCCTCGCCCTTATGAAACTGGACGTCCTGGATGCCTGTGACTCAATCCGGATCTGTACGAGCTATCAATGCAACGGTGCGATTCTTGGGGAATTTCCGAATGAGACCGGTCTCCTGCAGGCGTGTGAGCCGATCTATGAAGAGGTACCCGGCTGGAACCAGAGCATTGCCGGCATCACCTCATACAAGCGCCTGCCGGCCAACTGCCGGGCCTATATCGAGCGGATTGAGGGGCTGACAGGGGTTAAGGCAGGGCTCATCTCCACAGGGCCCCGGCGGGACCAGACGATCCTTCGCTCGACGCCGGCCTTGCGGCAGTGGGGGCTGACACGCTAA